In the genome of Populus trichocarpa isolate Nisqually-1 chromosome 6, P.trichocarpa_v4.1, whole genome shotgun sequence, one region contains:
- the LOC7463659 gene encoding anthocyanidin 3-O-glucosyltransferase 6 isoform X3 has translation MKKAGVVLIPVPAMGHVVALVEVAKLLVQRDDRLFTTVIIMHPALDPSTTKYTESLAASTLPDRMRVVNLPKLESKTEDNKDLNWLTSMIESQKPHVEEYVSKMRTQSQLSPDSPQLAGFIFDTFATGMKDVANGFGVPWYAFSASGAAFIGSMFYLQALHDDEGVNLIEFEDSDALLEIPSLASPLPAKLLPSMVFKQESLTIFLEHARIMREARSILVNTFLEFESYAVHSLSNGKNPPVYPVGPIVKHVGDARDLPSDESKDIMEWLDDQPPSSVMFLCFGSWGSFCGKQVKEIACALEHCGHRFLWSLRKPSSQEGKVESPSDYLNFQEILPEGFLDRTIKIGKVIGWAPQVEILAHPAVGGFASHCGWNSTLESVRFGVPVATWPLYAEQQFNAFQMVIDLGLAVEIKMDYRRDFLGDNEIIVCEDIVKAIKHVMEEDGEVRKKVKEMSRISEKSLKDGGSSFSSLGRLIEDMIDNIS, from the exons atgaagaaagcagGGGTGGTGTTAATCCCCGTACCTGCCATGGGTCATGTTGTGGCCCTGGTAGAGGTAGCTAAGCTTCTTGTTCAACGTGATGACAGGCTTTTCACCACTGTCATCATAATGCATCCAGCTCTTGATCCCAGCACCACCAAATACACCGAGTCACTTGCTGCATCAACTCTGCCTGATCGTATGCGAGTCGTTAACTTGCCGAAGCTTGAGTCCAAAACAGAAGATAATAAAGACCTTAACTGGCTCACTTCTATGATTGAAAGCCAAAAACCCCATGTCGAAGAATATGTTTCGAAGATGAGAACTCAGTCCCAGTTGAGTCCGGACTCACCTCAACTTGCTGGGTTTATTTTTGATACGTTTGCTACTGGGATGAAAGATGTGGCTAATGGATTTGGGGTTCCATGGTATGCTTTCTCTGCTTCAGGTGCAGCTTTTATTGGTTCCATGTTTTATCTTCAGGCTCTTCATGATGATGAGGGAGTGAACCTTATTGAGTTCGAGGACTCGGATGCTCTGTTAGAAATTCCGAGTTTGGCAAGCCCACTTCCTGCTAAACTCTTGCCTTCGATGGTGTTCAAGCAAGAATCCCTCACTATTTTTCTTGAACATGCAAGAATAATGAGGGAAGCAAGGAGTATCTTGGTAAATACATTTTTAGAGTTCGAATCTTATGCGGTTCACTCACTTTCTAACGGCAAAAACCCTCCTGTGTATCCAGTTGGACCCATTGTGAAACATGTAGGAGATGCTCGTGATTTGCCGTCGGACGAGAGCAAGGACATTATGGAATGGCTTGATGATCAACCTCCATCATCAGTTATGTTCTTATGCTTCGGCAGTTGGGGAAGTTTTTGTGGAAAACAGGTGAAAGAGATTGCTTGTGCACTAGAACATTGTGGACATCGGTTTTTGTGGTCCTTGCGTAAACCTTCATCACAGGAAGGTAAAGTGGAATCACCAAGTGATTATCTAAATTTTCAAGAGATTTTGCCTGAAGGTTTTTTGGATCGTACAATCAAGATCGGAAAGGTGATTGGATGGGCTCCCCAAGTGGAAATTTTAGCTCATCCAGCCGTGGGAGGATTTGCATCGCATTGCGGATGGAATTCTACACTAGAGAGTGTAAGATTTGGTGTTCCGGTGGCTACCTGGCCATTGTACGCAGAGCAACAATTTAATGCCTTCCAAATGGTGATTGACTTGGGATTAGCTGTGGAAATTAAAATGGATTACAGGAGGGATTTTCTTGGTGATAATGAGATAATTGTTTGTGAAGATATAGTGAAAGCAATAAAACATGTCATGGAGGAGGATGGCGAAGtgagaaagaag GTAAAAGAGATGAGCAGAATAAGTGAGAAAAGCTTGAAGGATGGTGGATCTTCATTCTCTTCGTTGGGTCGTCTAATTGAAGACATGATAGACAACATATCTTAA
- the LOC7463659 gene encoding anthocyanidin 3-O-glucosyltransferase 6 isoform X2 → MKKAGVVLIPVPAMGHVVALVEVAKLLVQRDDRLFTTVIIMHPALDPSTTKYTESLAASTLPDRMRVVNLPKLESKTEDNKDLNWLTSMIESQKPHVEEYVSKMRTQSQLSPDSPQLAGFIFDTFATGMKDVANGFGVPWYAFSASGAAFIGSMFYLQALHDDEGVNLIEFEDSDALLEIPSLASPLPAKLLPSMVFKQESLTIFLEHARIMREARSILVNTFLEFESYAVHSLSNGKNPPVYPVGPIVKHVGDARDLPSDESKDIMEWLDDQPPSSVMFLCFGSWGSFCGKQVKEIACALEHCGHRFLWSLRKPSSQEGKIESPSDYLNFQEILPEGFLDRTLKIGKVIGWAPQVDILAHPAVGGFASHCGWNSILESVRFGVPVATWPLYAEQQFNAFQMVIDLGLAVEIQMDYRRDFLGDNEIIVSSDDIVKAIKHVMEEDGEVRKKVKEMSRISEKSLKDGGSSFSSLGRLIEDMIDNIS, encoded by the exons atgaagaaagcagGGGTGGTGTTAATCCCCGTACCTGCCATGGGTCATGTTGTGGCCCTGGTAGAGGTAGCTAAGCTTCTTGTTCAACGTGATGACAGGCTTTTCACCACTGTCATCATAATGCATCCAGCTCTTGATCCCAGCACCACCAAATACACCGAGTCACTTGCTGCATCAACTCTGCCTGATCGTATGCGAGTCGTTAACTTGCCGAAGCTTGAGTCCAAAACAGAAGATAATAAAGACCTTAACTGGCTCACTTCTATGATTGAAAGCCAAAAACCCCATGTCGAAGAATATGTTTCGAAGATGAGAACTCAGTCCCAGTTGAGTCCGGACTCACCTCAACTTGCTGGGTTTATTTTTGATACGTTTGCTACTGGGATGAAAGATGTGGCTAATGGATTTGGGGTTCCATGGTATGCTTTCTCTGCTTCAGGTGCAGCTTTTATTGGTTCCATGTTTTATCTTCAGGCTCTTCATGATGATGAGGGAGTGAACCTTATTGAGTTCGAGGACTCGGATGCTCTGTTAGAAATTCCGAGTTTGGCAAGCCCACTTCCTGCTAAACTCTTGCCTTCGATGGTGTTCAAGCAAGAATCCCTCACTATTTTTCTTGAACATGCAAGAATAATGAGGGAAGCAAGGAGTATCTTGGTAAATACATTTTTAGAGTTCGAATCTTATGCGGTTCACTCACTTTCTAACGGCAAAAACCCTCCTGTGTATCCAGTTGGACCCATTGTGAAACATGTAGGAGATGCTCGTGATTTGCCGTCGGACGAGAGCAAGGACATTATGGAATGGCTTGATGATCAACCTCCATCATCAGTTATGTTCTTATGCTTCGGCAGTTGGGGAAGTTTTTGTGGAAAACAGGTGAAAGAGATTGCTTGTGCACTAGAACATTGTGGACATCGGTTTTTGTGGTCCTTGCGTAAACCTTCATCACAGGAAG GTAAAATAGAATCACCAAGTGATTATctaaattttcaagaaattttacCTGAAGGTTTTTTAGATCGTACACTTAAGATCGGAAAGGTGATTGGATGGGCTCCCCAAGTGGATATTTTAGCTCATCCAGCAGTAGGAGGATTTGCATCGCATTGTGGATGGAATTCTATACTAGAGAGTGTAAGATTTGGTGTTCCGGTTGCTACATGGCCATTATACGCAGAGCAACAATTTAATGCCTTCCAAATGGTGATTGACTTAGGATTAGCTGTGGAAATTCAAATGGATTACAGGAGGGATTTTCTTGGTGATAATGAGATAATTGTGAGTAGTGATGATATAGTGAAAGCAATAAAACATGTCATGGAGGAGGATGGCGAAGTGCGAAAGAAGGTAAAAGAGATGAGCAGAATAAGTGAGAAAAGCTTGAAGGATGGTGGATCTTCATTCTCTTCGTTGGGTCGTCTAATTGAAGACATGATAGACAACATATCTTAA
- the LOC7463659 gene encoding anthocyanidin 3-O-glucosyltransferase 6 isoform X1: MKKAGVVLIPVPAMGHVVALVEVAKLLVQRDDRLFTTVIIMHPALDPSTTKYTESLAASTLPDRMRVVNLPKLESKTEDNKDLNWLTSMIESQKPHVEEYVSKMRTQSQLSPDSPQLAGFIFDTFATGMKDVANGFGVPWYAFSASGAAFIGSMFYLQALHDDEGVNLTEFKNSDALLEVPGLANPLPAKLLPSMVFREDMLTIFLEHARTLKETRSILVNTFLEFESYAVHSLSNGKNPPVYPVGPMVKHVGDGRDLRSDESNKYRDIMEWLDDQPPLSVMFLCFGSWGSFCGKQVKEIACALEHCGHRFLWSLRKPSSQEGKIESPSDYLNFQEILPEGFLDRTLKIGKVIGWAPQVDILAHPAVGGFASHCGWNSILESVRFGVPVATWPLYAEQQFNAFQMVIDLGLAVEIQMDYRRDFLGDNEIIVSSDDIVKAIKHVMEEDGEVRKKVKEMSRISEKSLKDGGSSFSSLGRLIEDMIDNIS; encoded by the exons atgaagaaagcagGGGTGGTGTTAATCCCCGTACCTGCCATGGGTCATGTTGTGGCCCTGGTAGAGGTAGCTAAGCTTCTTGTTCAACGTGATGACAGGCTTTTCACCACTGTCATCATAATGCATCCAGCTCTTGATCCCAGCACCACCAAATACACCGAGTCACTTGCTGCATCAACTCTGCCTGATCGTATGCGAGTCGTTAACTTGCCGAAGCTTGAGTCCAAAACAGAAGATAATAAAGACCTTAACTGGCTCACTTCTATGATTGAAAGCCAAAAACCCCATGTCGAAGAATATGTTTCGAAGATGAGAACTCAGTCCCAGTTGAGTCCGGACTCACCTCAACTTGCTGGGTTTATTTTTGATACGTTTGCTACTGGGATGAAAGATGTGGCTAATGGATTTGGGGTTCCATGGTATGCTTTCTCTGCTTCAGGTGCAGCTTTTATTGGTTCCATGTTTTATCTTCAGGCTCTTCATGATGATGAGGGAGTGAAC CTCACTGAGTTCAAGAACTCGGATGCTCTGTTAGAAGTTCCGGGTCTGGCGAACCCACTTCCTGCTAAACTTTTGCCTTCGATGGTGTTCAGGGAAGACATGCTCACTATTTTTCTTGAACATGCAAGAACATTGAAGGAAACTAGGAGTATCTTGGTAAATACATTTTTAGAGTTCGAATCTTATGCGGTTCACTCTCTTTCCAATGGTAAAAACCCTCCCGTGTATCCCGTTGGACCCATGGTGAAACATGTAGGAGATGGTCGTGATTTGAGGTCGGATGAGAGCAACAAATATAGGGACATTATGGAATGGCTTGATGATCAACCTCCATTGTCAGTTATGTTCTTATGCTTCGGAAGTTGGGGAAGTTTTTGTGGAAAACAGGTGAAAGAGATTGCTTGTGCACTAGAACATTGTGGACATCGGTTTTTGTGGTCCTTACGTAAACCTTCATCACAGGAAGGTAAAATAGAATCACCAAGTGATTATctaaattttcaagaaattttacCTGAAGGTTTTTTAGATCGTACACTTAAGATCGGAAAGGTGATTGGATGGGCTCCCCAAGTGGATATTTTAGCTCATCCAGCAGTAGGAGGATTTGCATCGCATTGTGGATGGAATTCTATACTAGAGAGTGTAAGATTTGGTGTTCCGGTTGCTACATGGCCATTATACGCAGAGCAACAATTTAATGCCTTCCAAATGGTGATTGACTTAGGATTAGCTGTGGAAATTCAAATGGATTACAGGAGGGATTTTCTTGGTGATAATGAGATAATTGTGAGTAGTGATGATATAGTGAAAGCAATAAAACATGTCATGGAGGAGGATGGCGAAGTGCGAAAGAAGGTAAAAGAGATGAGCAGAATAAGTGAGAAAAGCTTGAAGGATGGTGGATCTTCATTCTCTTCGTTGGGTCGTCTAATTGAAGACATGATAGACAACATATCTTAA